The following coding sequences lie in one Zingiber officinale cultivar Zhangliang chromosome 2B, Zo_v1.1, whole genome shotgun sequence genomic window:
- the LOC122046888 gene encoding uncharacterized protein LOC122046888 yields the protein MGLQWVILTGVVAAEALVAALVTLPAPRAIRSRIVALASFLLQPAASVLPFAAFQLLDIRWKNEHRLMCTSEICTIEERTRYEKSIFKAQRNVLLCISACLHYWCIFRICQYHKEIKELEETEKSLKEE from the exons ATGGGATTGCAGTGGGTGATCTTGACGGGCGTGGTCGCCGCCGAGGCACTGGTGGCGGCTTTGGTGACTCTCCCTGCCCCGCGGGCCATCAGATCGCGGATTGTCGCTTTAGCGTCGTTCCTCCTCCAGCCCGCCGCCAGCGTCCTCCCTTTTGCTGCTTTTCAGCTCTTAG ATATACGTTGGAAAAACGAGCATCGTCTGATGTGCACCTCCGAGATCTGTACAATCGAGGAGAGGACTCGTTATGAGAAATCT ATATTTAAAGCACAGAGGAACGTTCTTCTCTGTATATCAGCATGCCTTCATTATTG GTGTATCTTCCGGATTTGCCAATATCACAAGGAGATCAAGGAACTTGAAGAAACTGAGAAGAGTCTCAAGGAAGAGTAA